A single window of Micromonas commoda chromosome 6, complete sequence DNA harbors:
- a CDS encoding ATP-binding cassette superfamily (cobalt ion), producing the protein NTGVLAMDPQRLSEVLDVIVQVGTATGEEDAAIALVGSLRARLRAVTAAVAPAKRRPKVLSLEGLRPLAVGGHWLPEMKHLAGGVDELQEPGAPAAGLRWEQVLGYAPEVLILAPCVSPTPEDTLDELDRLASQPGFWALPAVRSREVYVVHHVLFSRAGPRLVNGVELLAKILHPEL; encoded by the coding sequence AACACCGGGGTGCTCGCCATGGACCCCCAGAGGCTCTCCGAGGTTCTCGACGTGATCGTGCAGGtgggcacggcgacgggcgaggaggacgcggcgatcgcgctcgtcgggtcgcttcgcgcgaggcttcgcgccgtcaccgccgcggtggcgcccgcgaagcGCCGGCCCAAGGTTTTATCCCTGGAGGGACTCAggccgctcgcggtgggcgggcACTGGCTGCCGGAGATGAAACACCTCGCGgggggcgtggacgagctgcaggagcccggcgcccccgccgccggactcCGGTGGGAGCAGGTGCTCGGGTACGCGCCCGAGGTTCTCATCCTCGCCCCGTGCGTATCGCCAACGCCGGAGGATACGTTGGACGAACTCGACAGGCTGGCGTCGCAACCCGGATTCTGGGCCTTACCCGCGGTGCGATCCCGGGAGGTGTACGTGGTGCACCACGTGCTGTTCagtcgcgcgggtccgaggcTGGTGAACGGCGtggagctcctcgcgaagATTTTGCACccggagctc